The Muribaculum intestinale genome includes the window GGCGACTACATAAAACAGCAGACTCACTATTGAAAGAGTTACCACTGCATTGGCGCGGCGTATCGACCCGATTGATATTTTACGGTTGAATGCCGTCACGCGTGTCCGCCCTGTCACTATGGCCCGTAGATTGAGCAATATGGCGGCCAGAGTATTTACTTTTACACCTCCGGCAGTGGATTGTGCGGCTCCTCCTACCCACATCTGAAATATCACAATCACAAGGGTGACATCAAGAAACATTGCCGGATTTACCGATACAAACCCGGAGCTTCGCGGAGTGGTTGAGTTGAACAGCGCTTGTACCCACTGTACCCACGGGCTCATGCCCTCAAGAGTGTTGTGCCGTTCAAAGAACCAGAATAGCAATATGCCGGCCACAAATATTACTGTGGTGGTGTACAGTGCGATTTTTGTATTGAGATTGCATATGTGCACATTGCGCTGGCTATATCGTCTGCCTCTGATTCGGTTCCATATCCGGCGCAATATATCTATTGTCATGTCGCGGAAGTTTACGAGTATCGGAAATCCGATGGCTCCGGCTATTACTATTAGGCTTATTACTATATATACCGACTGGTCGGAATTCATGAGACGCGGATTGCTCAGTCCTCCCGGCAGATTTGAGAATCCGGCGTTGCAGAAAGCCGACAGTGAATGAAATAGCGAGAACACAACCTCTTCCTCAGGACTCATGCCAAGTAGCCCGTGTACCGACAGCCATACTCCTGCGGCTCCTATAGCTTCGATTGTAATGGTGAAGCCCAGGATATACAAAAGTGTCGGCAACAGTGAATTGATGTTTTGAGATGATATCATGTCTTTAATCATCATCTGGTTGTAAATCGATGTATTGCCGCTGAAGAACAGTGCAAAAAAACTGGTGAATGTCATTACTCCAAGTCCGCCGATTTGTATCAGCAGTCCGAGCACGAGCAGCCCAAGGGGGGTGAATGTCGTGGCCACATCAATGGTGGTCAGACCGGTTATACATACTGCGCTGGTGGCTACAAATAAAGAGTCGGCATAACTTATAGGGTAGAGTGTACACTTTGGCATCATCAGCAGAAATGAGCCAAGGAATATAAACACAAGAAAACTAACCGACAGTATGAGAGACGGGTTGGTGTGTTTCCCCATAGCCTGTACGGTAGTATAGCATATATCTGTAAGCGCATAGGCCAAGAGTACGGCTACCAGGAATTTACGGCTGTATAGTATTGTCGACAGCCATGGCAGCCAGGGGGCGTCGGTACGGGGATATATGGCTGGAAGCAGAGTCACGAGTACCGCTATGTCTACAATCCATTTTATTACTTTGGTGTAGGTGATGGTACGACGGTAATCGAATATCAGGCTGAACAGTATCCTCACCACATATATCCACTGTATGGCCTTGAACCATACCATCATTGACTTCACTTCTGCAGGAGAACGGTCGTAGCCGAGATAGGCAATGAAAAGAGCCACACATGCCATTGAGCCCAATACGGTCGCTACTCCAAGAATACTGCCGGCGATATCTACCGCCGGCCGGTTGCGGCGCAGAGTTCGCTGCCACCGGTGTGACAGTGTGAGCTTTGCTATGGCTGATAACCGGCTCTTTATATTCATCGTCCTGACGTATATTATGCCTTCGAGTCCTGTCGGGCCGCTTCTTTCTTGGCTTTTATGGCTGCTTTTCGCCGATCTTCGGCGGCATCGCGTACAGAGCGCTGCGACAGTGAGTTTGTAATGTATACCGTGAATACAGGGAATAGAATGAGGCCTTCTGCCGCAAGAATTACGCCGAGCACTTTTCCGGTAGGGGTTATGCAGTTGATATTGCAACCTACGGTGGTCACATCCATAAACGCCCACCACAGGGCCGACCAATATGTGCTGACACCGGGATTTATATAGTGTTCCTCTATAAAGAACATCAGACTGGCGAAATACACTGTGGCTATTAAAAGTCCGAGGTATGTGGCAAAAAGCCCGGATATTTTATTGGAGAACAGAACGCCGAGTACCAGAGCAAGCACAT containing:
- a CDS encoding TrkH family potassium uptake protein, whose translation is MNIKSRLSAIAKLTLSHRWQRTLRRNRPAVDIAGSILGVATVLGSMACVALFIAYLGYDRSPAEVKSMMVWFKAIQWIYVVRILFSLIFDYRRTITYTKVIKWIVDIAVLVTLLPAIYPRTDAPWLPWLSTILYSRKFLVAVLLAYALTDICYTTVQAMGKHTNPSLILSVSFLVFIFLGSFLLMMPKCTLYPISYADSLFVATSAVCITGLTTIDVATTFTPLGLLVLGLLIQIGGLGVMTFTSFFALFFSGNTSIYNQMMIKDMISSQNINSLLPTLLYILGFTITIEAIGAAGVWLSVHGLLGMSPEEEVVFSLFHSLSAFCNAGFSNLPGGLSNPRLMNSDQSVYIVISLIVIAGAIGFPILVNFRDMTIDILRRIWNRIRGRRYSQRNVHICNLNTKIALYTTTVIFVAGILLFWFFERHNTLEGMSPWVQWVQALFNSTTPRSSGFVSVNPAMFLDVTLVIVIFQMWVGGAAQSTAGGVKVNTLAAILLNLRAIVTGRTRVTAFNRKISIGSIRRANAVVTLSIVSLLFYVVAMLVLEPELPPKAVIFESISGLFTVGSSLGITDSLHTSSKILLCTAMFLGRVGIISLLVGVAGDRRDPPVEYPEENLIIN